A single Glycine soja cultivar W05 chromosome 14, ASM419377v2, whole genome shotgun sequence DNA region contains:
- the LOC114384268 gene encoding uncharacterized protein LOC114384268 codes for MQLEEFERAVRSSYGKVSSEEVRNRHRDFITAIEDKIVKIEHSLSESVNPGGKASLPWLHLDEGEQVELALFLSGMPAANNRYVEDPQSSENVAASNCLKDFRVSSGWDDSNEEISHGHRRAASASADIGFWKVSVHDDAQQWSSSSGSSGPMHKVPSLLGFLSYMESVSKLKWPRNGYRKLKAADHHKETDRELLPTVGLNRVCS; via the coding sequence ATGCAGTTAGAGGAATTTGAACGTGCAGTGAGGTCAAGTTATGGCAAAGTCTCAAGTGAGGAAGTGAGAAATAGGCACCGAGACTTTATAACTGCCATTGAGGATAAGATTGTGAAAATTGAGCATTCGTTAAGTGAATCAGTCAATCCGGGAGGCAAGGCGTCTCTACCTTGGTTGCATTTAGATGAAGGCGAACAGGTTGAGCTTGCTTTGTTTCTTTCAGGAATGCCAGCAGCTAACAACAGGTATGTTGAAGATCCACAGTCAAGTGAAAACGTTGCAGCCAGTAATTGTTTGAAGGATTTTCGTGTTTCATCTGGATGGGACGACTCAAATGAGGAGATATCACATGGGCATCGTCGGGCAGCCAGTGCTAGTGCTGATATTGGTTTTTGGAAAGTTTCAGTTCATGATGATGCACAGCAGTGGAGTTCCTCAAGTGGATCTTCTGGTCCAATGCACAAGGTACCGAGTTTATTAGGATTTCTAAGTTACATGGAATCCGTGTCCAAGTTAAAGTGGCCTAGGAATGGTTATAGAAAGCTGAAAGCAGCGGATCATCATAAAGAAACTGATAGGGAACTACTTCCAACAGTTGGATTGAATAGGGTGTGTTCTTAA